The following proteins are encoded in a genomic region of Mahella australiensis 50-1 BON:
- the murA gene encoding UDP-N-acetylglucosamine 1-carboxyvinyltransferase, whose protein sequence is MSMMRIAGGSCLKGKVKVGGSKNAALPILAAALLNGGVSVIENCPYLADVVAMIEILQYIGCKVEYDDHCAIIDSGGLNDWILPDKLFKELRSSIVLLGPMLARMGKARFTYPGGCDIGKRPIDLHLKGLKMLGAHIDERDGHLICSADKLVGNHIILGYPSVGATENIMLAAVMAQGKTIITNAAREPEIWDLQCFINKMGGKVSGAGTSIITIEGVDRLHAVHHSIIPDRIVAGTYMAASAITGGDVVLDNINAGHMVAIIDKYKDMGCDILSDGDSLRVKGPHRICPVDITTLPYPGFPTDMQAITMAVLTKADGISRIVETVFENRFRHVNDLIAMGADIMLCDKTAIIKGVQELKGAEVKAKDLRGGAALIIAALAARGVTLIDDIYFVNRGYEGMCDVLNNLGADVSIVS, encoded by the coding sequence GTGTCTATGATGAGGATAGCAGGCGGCAGTTGCCTAAAGGGTAAAGTTAAAGTAGGCGGTTCAAAAAATGCCGCACTTCCTATACTGGCGGCAGCGTTGTTAAACGGCGGTGTAAGCGTAATAGAGAATTGCCCGTATCTGGCCGATGTGGTAGCCATGATTGAAATATTGCAATATATAGGATGTAAAGTAGAATACGATGATCATTGCGCGATAATTGATTCCGGCGGTTTAAATGACTGGATACTTCCGGACAAGTTATTCAAGGAGCTCAGATCATCTATAGTCTTGCTCGGTCCGATGCTGGCGCGTATGGGAAAAGCTAGGTTTACATACCCCGGGGGATGCGATATAGGCAAACGCCCTATAGATCTCCATCTAAAAGGATTGAAAATGTTAGGGGCTCATATAGATGAGAGGGATGGACATCTTATATGCTCGGCCGATAAATTGGTCGGCAACCATATAATACTTGGGTATCCGAGCGTAGGGGCTACCGAGAATATAATGCTGGCGGCGGTTATGGCACAGGGCAAAACCATTATAACCAACGCCGCACGTGAACCTGAAATATGGGACTTGCAATGTTTCATAAACAAAATGGGCGGCAAAGTGTCGGGTGCAGGCACCAGCATTATCACTATAGAAGGCGTGGATAGGTTGCATGCAGTGCATCACAGCATAATACCCGATAGAATAGTAGCCGGGACATATATGGCCGCATCCGCCATTACAGGCGGGGATGTAGTGCTCGATAATATAAATGCCGGACATATGGTAGCTATAATAGACAAATATAAGGATATGGGATGTGATATATTATCGGATGGCGATTCATTGCGTGTAAAAGGTCCTCACCGCATATGCCCGGTAGACATAACCACGTTGCCGTATCCCGGTTTTCCGACAGATATGCAGGCTATAACCATGGCAGTGCTGACTAAGGCAGACGGTATAAGCAGAATAGTGGAGACGGTATTCGAGAACAGGTTCAGGCATGTAAATGATCTGATAGCCATGGGAGCTGATATAATGCTATGCGATAAAACCGCTATTATAAAAGGGGTGCAGGAGCTAAAAGGTGCTGAAGTTAAGGCCAAAGATCTGCGCGGTGGAGCGGCCCTTATAATAGCTGCTTTGGCGGCACGTGGTGTTACTTTGATAGACGACATATATTTTGTGAATCGCGGCTATGAGGGCATGTGCGATGTTTTAAATAATTTAGGCGCTGATGTGTCTATTGTTTCATAG
- a CDS encoding cell division protein FtsQ/DivIB encodes MINYDFNKRIADKSLDIIKRRRNIFLSILMLFLLAILFLLILTTDIFDIREITVSGNEKLSYNNIVDLSGVIIGQNIFEVDKRQVERSLEANPYIVVDSIKRRLPAELVINITERQEALMIEVADGYALVDQEGVYLQHVERKGQWMLPIVIGMGDMVFDIGDNISSGSNKGKALVKLYAALKEWGMLSNITHIDIQSEYDIIVMTDWGMQIRMGDSQDLDTKMAWIQAALKDLADKGQTKPEGVLDVAYASQAIYTPYYK; translated from the coding sequence ATGATAAATTACGATTTTAATAAACGGATTGCCGATAAGTCGTTAGATATAATAAAAAGAAGAAGGAATATTTTTTTATCTATATTGATGCTTTTTTTATTAGCAATACTGTTCCTTCTTATCCTCACCACCGATATTTTTGATATAAGGGAAATAACTGTTTCCGGGAATGAGAAATTGTCGTATAATAATATTGTTGATTTAAGCGGCGTTATAATTGGGCAGAATATATTTGAAGTGGACAAGCGGCAGGTAGAGAGAAGCTTGGAAGCCAATCCGTACATAGTAGTCGATAGTATAAAGCGTCGATTACCGGCCGAATTGGTAATAAATATAACCGAACGGCAGGAGGCTTTAATGATCGAGGTTGCAGATGGGTATGCGTTAGTAGATCAGGAGGGCGTATACCTGCAACATGTGGAGAGAAAGGGACAGTGGATGCTTCCTATAGTTATCGGTATGGGTGATATGGTATTCGATATAGGAGATAATATAAGCAGTGGCTCCAATAAGGGTAAAGCGCTGGTTAAACTATATGCTGCCTTAAAAGAATGGGGCATGTTATCCAATATTACCCATATAGATATCCAGAGCGAATATGATATAATAGTTATGACCGATTGGGGTATGCAGATAAGGATGGGTGACAGCCAAGATCTGGATACTAAAATGGCATGGATACAAGCGGCGTTAAAGGACCTGGCGGATAAAGGCCAAACCAAACCGGAAGGTGTTCTGGATGTGGCATATGCCAGTCAGGCTATATATACGCCTTACTATAAATAA
- a CDS encoding DUF881 domain-containing protein, translating into MNRKSGQLAIMFVSMILGIMLAAQFKNVQRVGGSTSIQRAEELTARVQKLTQENEDLQEQIRQFQQRIREYEQSAQNTGQLAQTVENELQQTRMLAGLTDVEGPGLIITVDEDIPMAIQYDNLLTIVNELNAAGAEAIAINEERIIATTEIRNAGNHININTTPYSPPYVFKVIGDAENLEKALTLRGGVVDMLSTYNITVRIQKTDKVMVPKYAGAIKFKYAKPVPPKE; encoded by the coding sequence TTGAATAGAAAAAGCGGCCAGTTGGCGATAATGTTTGTAAGTATGATATTAGGCATAATGCTGGCAGCGCAGTTTAAAAATGTGCAGAGGGTAGGCGGCAGTACATCGATACAGCGAGCGGAAGAATTGACCGCGCGCGTGCAGAAGCTGACTCAGGAAAATGAGGACTTACAGGAACAAATACGGCAATTTCAGCAACGCATACGAGAATATGAGCAATCGGCTCAGAATACCGGCCAATTGGCTCAGACGGTGGAAAATGAATTGCAGCAGACGCGTATGCTAGCCGGTTTGACCGATGTGGAAGGACCTGGTCTTATCATAACCGTAGATGAGGATATTCCAATGGCTATACAATACGATAATTTGCTTACAATAGTGAACGAATTAAATGCTGCGGGAGCTGAAGCGATAGCTATAAATGAGGAAAGAATCATAGCTACCACTGAGATACGTAATGCGGGCAATCATATAAATATAAATACCACGCCTTACTCCCCTCCGTATGTGTTTAAGGTTATAGGCGATGCGGAAAATCTTGAAAAGGCTCTTACATTGCGCGGCGGTGTTGTAGATATGCTGAGTACCTATAATATAACTGTAAGAATACAGAAAACCGATAAGGTCATGGTACCTAAGTATGCCGGTGCTATAAAATTCAAATATGCTAAGCCTGTACCACCTAAGGAATAA
- a CDS encoding DUF881 domain-containing protein — translation MQKTMQQLLMAFFLAIAAFLAMLQFKSASDVNNSSISSSLERIANLQQQVTQLEQRKQELVEELKGYQARMAELEKQGGEDSAYVKHLTQQLNDARILAGLTELEGPGVQVVLNDSDREMIEGSNVNAYLVHEQDLLDIVNDLKAAGAEAVALNGQRLLANTQIKCGGPTIITATERFVPPFIIDAIGDPATLEAILIQPGGIYDILKYWGIQINVKKMDKITVPGYYGPVNFRYAKPVER, via the coding sequence ATGCAAAAAACGATGCAACAACTGCTCATGGCATTTTTTCTGGCTATAGCGGCGTTTCTGGCTATGCTGCAGTTTAAATCTGCGAGCGACGTAAACAATTCGTCTATTTCATCATCGCTGGAGAGGATAGCGAATTTGCAACAGCAGGTAACCCAATTGGAACAGCGAAAACAAGAATTGGTGGAAGAATTAAAGGGTTACCAGGCGCGTATGGCCGAGCTGGAAAAACAGGGTGGTGAGGATAGTGCCTATGTAAAGCATTTGACACAGCAATTGAATGACGCGCGTATATTAGCAGGGCTTACCGAGTTGGAGGGCCCGGGTGTACAGGTTGTATTAAATGACAGTGACAGAGAGATGATAGAAGGCAGCAATGTAAACGCTTATCTTGTGCATGAACAGGATCTGCTTGATATAGTCAATGATCTTAAGGCTGCTGGAGCAGAGGCTGTGGCACTGAACGGACAGAGGCTTTTAGCCAATACGCAGATAAAATGTGGAGGGCCTACTATAATAACCGCTACTGAGCGTTTCGTACCGCCGTTTATTATAGACGCGATAGGGGATCCGGCGACATTGGAGGCTATACTTATACAACCTGGAGGCATATATGATATACTGAAATATTGGGGTATACAGATAAACGTGAAGAAGATGGATAAGATAACCGTGCCGGGTTATTACGGTCCGGTAAACTTTAGATATGCAAAACCGGTTGAACGGTGA
- the murG gene encoding undecaprenyldiphospho-muramoylpentapeptide beta-N-acetylglucosaminyltransferase produces the protein MRVLIAGGGTGGHIYPAIAIAKAIIRHKPETEILFIGTKKGLESQLVPKEGFKLETITVSGFNRKLSFGIFKTLADLQRGLKESRGIIDRFEPDVVVGTGGYVCGPVLFIASLKHIPTIIHEQNVMPGATNRILSHFVDKIAISFDQSAQYFNVPTGKVEITGNPVRREIIDAKPQPSRKSLGFSADKPVIAIIGGSRGAERINQMAVGLIDWVIKRRKPYQVLLSTGNAQYEAVLNGIKSKNIDLAANRHIKVLPYIYDMGEALAAADLVVSRAGAIALAEITARGLPSILIPSPNVVNNHQEYNARMLEKEGAALVMLEQDVTPEAFIRTVGQLLEDKERLKNMADNSRALGITDADERIYDMVNRLVSSKHLP, from the coding sequence TTGAGGGTTTTAATTGCCGGCGGAGGCACCGGCGGGCATATATATCCGGCGATTGCCATCGCCAAAGCTATAATACGGCATAAGCCAGAAACCGAAATATTATTCATAGGCACAAAGAAGGGTTTAGAAAGCCAGCTCGTGCCTAAAGAAGGCTTTAAACTGGAAACCATAACGGTAAGTGGATTTAATAGGAAACTATCATTTGGCATATTTAAAACACTGGCTGATCTTCAACGGGGTTTAAAAGAGTCTCGCGGTATAATAGACCGATTTGAGCCTGATGTTGTTGTAGGCACAGGCGGTTATGTATGCGGGCCAGTATTATTTATAGCGTCGTTGAAACATATACCTACTATTATACACGAACAAAACGTTATGCCCGGCGCCACTAACCGCATACTAAGCCATTTTGTAGATAAAATAGCTATAAGTTTCGATCAGTCGGCCCAATACTTCAACGTGCCCACAGGCAAAGTAGAGATTACCGGCAATCCCGTGCGGCGTGAGATAATAGATGCTAAGCCTCAGCCTTCACGCAAATCACTGGGGTTTTCTGCCGATAAGCCTGTGATAGCTATTATAGGCGGAAGCCGCGGGGCAGAGCGTATAAATCAGATGGCCGTTGGCTTAATAGACTGGGTGATAAAGCGGCGAAAGCCGTATCAAGTACTGCTATCTACAGGTAATGCGCAATATGAAGCGGTGCTGAATGGTATAAAAAGCAAAAACATTGATTTGGCGGCAAACCGCCATATAAAGGTATTGCCGTATATATACGATATGGGAGAAGCCCTGGCTGCTGCCGACCTTGTAGTATCGCGAGCAGGTGCCATAGCTCTGGCTGAGATAACCGCCAGGGGATTGCCTTCTATATTGATACCATCGCCCAATGTAGTCAACAACCATCAAGAGTATAACGCCAGGATGTTGGAGAAAGAAGGAGCGGCACTGGTTATGCTGGAGCAAGACGTTACTCCGGAGGCTTTTATAAGGACTGTAGGACAATTGCTTGAGGATAAAGAGAGATTAAAAAATATGGCCGATAACAGCAGGGCTCTAGGCATAACCGATGCCGATGAGAGGATATACGACATGGTCAACCGCCTCGTGTCATCCAAGCATTTACCGTAA